The Rhodocytophaga rosea genome has a segment encoding these proteins:
- a CDS encoding 3-keto-disaccharide hydrolase, translating into MKRISFYLLVLLSIWSWQASAQKSEKWVTLFDGKSTDQLRGYKLKGFPDQAWKVEEGALVTQTGVPNIDLVTKDTYKDFELMFDWKVSKAGNGGVFFHMQEVADMQSGNGNSANWLDNFEMQILDDIDFNDKEPKRSAGSLYDLITPQNKKLKPVGEYNQARLVVNKGHVEHWLNGVKVVEYQIGSDALNQLISNSKFKENPEFARSTEGHIMFQHHGQKIWLRNIKVRKL; encoded by the coding sequence ATGAAAAGAATTAGCTTTTATTTACTTGTTTTGTTAAGCATCTGGAGCTGGCAGGCATCAGCACAAAAATCTGAAAAATGGGTCACCTTATTTGATGGCAAATCAACCGATCAGTTAAGGGGGTATAAGTTGAAGGGGTTTCCGGATCAGGCCTGGAAGGTGGAAGAGGGTGCTCTTGTTACGCAAACAGGTGTTCCCAATATAGATCTGGTCACCAAAGATACCTACAAAGATTTTGAACTCATGTTTGACTGGAAAGTATCAAAAGCCGGGAATGGCGGGGTGTTTTTTCATATGCAGGAAGTAGCGGATATGCAGTCGGGTAACGGAAATAGTGCCAACTGGCTCGATAATTTTGAAATGCAAATCCTGGACGATATCGATTTTAACGATAAAGAGCCCAAACGTTCGGCTGGCTCCTTGTATGACCTGATCACCCCGCAGAACAAAAAACTAAAACCGGTAGGTGAGTATAACCAGGCCAGGTTAGTGGTAAATAAAGGCCATGTGGAGCACTGGCTCAATGGCGTAAAAGTAGTTGAGTACCAGATAGGATCTGATGCCCTCAACCAGTTAATCAGCAACAGCAAGTTCAAGGAGAACCCTGAGTTTGCTAGATCAACCGAAGGGCATATTATGTTTCAGCATCATGGCCAGAAAATATGGTTACGCAATATCAAGGTCAGGAAATTATAA
- a CDS encoding Dps family protein, protein MPIATKKPAAKAKAQVAPAAGTNSDKDNGTAKAQPLLNQQGQILQSFGTVLPNLPLALDAKTRKSSVDQLNQILADTMSLRDLYKKHHWQTVGPTFYQLHLLFDKHYQEQSELIDEIAERIQVLGGLSIAMAPDVAELTAIPRPPRDREEVPVQLSRLLEAHQIILKEVRESAEKAADAGDDGTNDLLVSQVLRTNELQAWFLYEHVVDTPLTRAE, encoded by the coding sequence ATGCCAATTGCAACCAAAAAGCCGGCTGCTAAAGCCAAAGCGCAGGTGGCACCTGCTGCCGGTACTAACTCCGACAAAGATAACGGCACCGCCAAAGCACAACCTTTACTCAATCAACAAGGGCAGATTTTACAATCATTCGGTACAGTATTGCCGAACTTGCCTTTAGCCCTGGATGCGAAGACCAGGAAAAGCAGTGTAGATCAGCTCAACCAGATTCTGGCAGATACCATGAGTCTGCGGGATTTGTACAAAAAACATCATTGGCAAACAGTTGGGCCTACATTTTACCAGCTACACCTGCTCTTTGATAAACATTACCAGGAACAAAGTGAACTAATTGACGAGATTGCCGAACGTATCCAGGTGCTGGGTGGACTGAGCATCGCTATGGCTCCGGATGTAGCCGAGTTGACAGCTATACCACGCCCGCCCCGCGACCGTGAAGAAGTACCTGTACAACTTTCCCGACTGCTGGAAGCCCATCAGATTATATTGAAAGAAGTGCGGGAAAGCGCTGAAAAAGCTGCCGATGCCGGTGATGATGGCACCAATGATTTACTGGTAAGCCAGGTACTACGCACGAATGAGCTGCAGGCATGGTTTCTTTACGAACATGTAGTAGATACACCGCTCACCCGGGCTGAATAA
- a CDS encoding SelT/SelW/SelH family protein: MSRSPRVEIEYCTQCRWLLRAAWMAQELLTTFVDDLAEVALIPGTGGIFEVRLDDQLLFSRKEMGRFPEAKEVKQLIRDKIDPQRSLGHSDR, translated from the coding sequence ATGTCCCGAAGTCCCAGAGTTGAGATTGAATATTGTACGCAATGCCGGTGGTTGCTGCGAGCTGCCTGGATGGCACAGGAATTACTGACTACTTTTGTCGATGATTTAGCTGAAGTAGCGCTTATTCCTGGTACAGGTGGTATCTTTGAAGTCCGGCTTGATGATCAGTTATTATTCTCCCGCAAAGAAATGGGACGTTTTCCGGAAGCAAAAGAAGTGAAGCAATTAATTCGTGATAAGATTGATCCGCAACGAAGCCTCGGGCATAGCGACAGGTAA
- a CDS encoding aldolase/citrate lyase/malate synthase family protein has product MTQHTIIIRDNLKEQYSDVYTPEVLTALSALAHFNKDIKDVMGIRMERRAERQLLKKRIGFLDPETYIPRTTIKVQEAREGKFEGAIIPHDLQRQWIQGTGPAAKPNTPVESSIRNVAYALLSGADGWMFDGEDALGQISTMSLDNQRNLKLAIHKDPVFLKVAELIAAQMNRWAMDFLGRGIISNWKEQLEFTTKIFRARGLHLDDRHIRDASGVAMAASLVDLTLYVVNNYQALQKAGSSIVLYLPKIQTAEEAALWNEILTELENHLEISEGSIKVYVLVEQLEATYQLMEIRAALGKHFVGFNTGRWDYINSVSDAMAWDTSFINPNIESITMTYGYMRNYEDRVRRAVNTPDKHGNFALWQGGMEPNIPVGSEAGVSASMEKALAGAAREQREGASGKWVAHWKMVHIVRPVWEKAGEANQLGRKFPPLSYSQQDADGLILIEPAPTTIRGARNLLSVALQYGNAFGQGMQAAALKPADFFGNDDILYLMEDMATGEIRLSILWEWIHKGAILTEDDPQTSTKSGDVFSMDLYEQLMKEEYEKLLQADNKDVYTASKTSTLPIAREIAHVYIHSGVKPPWYIDLLNINLNNMDLAEAKKRITLYMNAFKENGKRITENLDFVNSTEAVRSL; this is encoded by the coding sequence ATGACTCAACATACCATTATCATCCGAGACAACCTGAAAGAACAGTATAGCGATGTATACACCCCTGAAGTGCTTACCGCTCTCTCTGCCCTTGCTCACTTTAATAAAGATATTAAAGATGTAATGGGTATCCGAATGGAACGCAGGGCAGAACGTCAGTTACTGAAAAAACGCATCGGCTTTTTAGACCCGGAAACTTATATTCCCCGCACGACCATAAAAGTTCAGGAAGCCCGCGAAGGCAAATTTGAAGGAGCCATTATTCCCCACGATTTACAAAGGCAATGGATACAAGGCACTGGCCCGGCTGCCAAACCCAATACGCCTGTTGAGAGCAGCATACGTAATGTAGCCTATGCTTTACTTTCAGGAGCCGATGGGTGGATGTTTGATGGAGAGGATGCGCTGGGCCAGATCAGCACTATGTCCTTAGACAACCAGCGTAACCTGAAACTGGCTATTCACAAAGACCCTGTATTTTTAAAAGTAGCCGAACTGATTGCCGCCCAAATGAACCGCTGGGCGATGGATTTTCTTGGCCGTGGCATCATCAGCAACTGGAAAGAGCAACTGGAATTTACCACCAAGATATTCCGTGCACGGGGTCTTCACCTCGATGACCGCCATATCCGGGATGCCAGTGGTGTAGCAATGGCTGCTTCTCTGGTAGATCTCACCTTGTATGTAGTCAATAACTATCAGGCGCTGCAAAAAGCAGGTTCTTCTATTGTGCTCTATCTCCCCAAAATTCAGACAGCGGAAGAAGCCGCACTCTGGAATGAAATACTGACTGAGCTGGAAAATCACCTGGAAATAAGCGAAGGAAGTATTAAAGTATATGTACTGGTCGAACAACTGGAAGCTACCTATCAGTTAATGGAGATCCGGGCGGCTCTGGGCAAACATTTTGTAGGATTTAACACCGGCCGCTGGGATTATATTAACAGCGTATCCGATGCCATGGCCTGGGATACAAGCTTTATCAATCCCAATATCGAATCCATTACCATGACCTATGGCTACATGCGCAATTATGAAGACCGTGTACGCAGAGCCGTAAATACGCCAGACAAACATGGAAATTTTGCCTTGTGGCAAGGGGGCATGGAGCCCAATATTCCGGTAGGCTCAGAAGCTGGCGTTTCGGCAAGTATGGAAAAAGCGTTGGCCGGCGCTGCCAGGGAACAAAGGGAAGGAGCCAGCGGAAAATGGGTGGCCCACTGGAAAATGGTACACATCGTACGGCCGGTGTGGGAAAAAGCAGGAGAAGCCAATCAACTGGGAAGAAAATTTCCGCCTCTCTCCTACTCGCAGCAGGATGCTGATGGGTTGATCCTGATCGAACCTGCACCTACTACCATCCGGGGTGCCAGGAATTTACTAAGTGTGGCTTTACAGTACGGAAATGCCTTCGGACAAGGCATGCAGGCAGCTGCGCTAAAACCGGCAGATTTCTTTGGCAATGATGATATTTTGTATCTGATGGAAGACATGGCTACCGGAGAAATCCGCCTGAGTATTTTGTGGGAATGGATTCACAAAGGAGCTATTCTTACCGAGGATGATCCGCAAACCAGCACAAAATCTGGCGATGTATTTTCTATGGACTTGTATGAGCAATTGATGAAAGAGGAGTATGAAAAATTATTGCAGGCCGATAATAAGGATGTATATACTGCATCCAAAACCTCCACCCTGCCTATCGCCCGGGAAATAGCCCATGTATACATTCACAGCGGTGTAAAACCACCCTGGTATATTGACCTGCTCAATATCAACCTGAACAATATGGATCTGGCAGAAGCAAAAAAGCGGATCACTTTGTATATGAATGCTTTTAAGGAAAATGGCAAACGCATTACCGAAAACCTTGATTTTGTAAATTCAACGGAGGCAGTCAGGTCTTTGTAA
- a CDS encoding YncE family protein, which translates to MRAPFKFSILLLCGLVIILTVAWIPSLETTSASEVKAPPPGRYMYVAVPGIRNYLGYGGHGILVFDMDNNHKFIKRIKMQGFLSDSTLKKMQARAAGGYVSVKGDQVPSNVKGIAVSVQLNSIYVSTLETVQRIDLTTEKVLWEKTYVGGADRMSISPDGKIMYLPSLEKNFWNVVDCETGDIIKKIEVVRRAHNTVYGPSGNNVYLADIASPLLHVADPKTHTIVRKVGPFGNGIRPFTINSNETLAFVTVDSLLGFEIGDLKTGKMLERIKVEGWNMGPVRRHGNPSHGIGLTPDEKEVWVADGHNMRMHVFSAVKPYQQLTTIPLQDMPGWITFSMDGKYAYPSSGEVIDVKTRKVLTVLQDEFYNNVSSEKMVEVHITGNKVVKAGDQFGIGRATKKVAVN; encoded by the coding sequence ATGCGTGCACCTTTTAAATTTTCTATTTTGCTGCTATGTGGGTTGGTGATCATCCTTACTGTGGCCTGGATACCTTCCTTAGAAACTACGTCTGCGTCAGAAGTAAAAGCACCTCCGCCAGGACGGTATATGTATGTAGCAGTGCCAGGCATCCGGAATTACCTGGGATATGGTGGCCATGGAATACTGGTGTTTGATATGGATAATAATCATAAGTTTATCAAACGTATCAAAATGCAGGGATTTCTTTCCGATAGTACCCTCAAAAAGATGCAGGCCCGTGCGGCTGGCGGATATGTGTCGGTAAAAGGCGATCAGGTGCCTTCCAATGTGAAAGGTATTGCCGTAAGTGTACAACTCAACAGCATTTATGTGAGCACCCTCGAAACTGTACAGCGTATTGACCTGACGACAGAAAAAGTATTATGGGAGAAAACGTATGTTGGCGGCGCTGACCGGATGTCTATTTCGCCGGATGGCAAAATCATGTATCTGCCTTCTTTAGAGAAGAACTTCTGGAATGTGGTAGATTGTGAAACAGGCGATATTATTAAAAAAATCGAGGTGGTCAGAAGGGCGCATAATACCGTTTACGGCCCCTCCGGAAATAATGTGTACTTAGCCGATATTGCCTCTCCCCTGCTCCATGTTGCCGATCCTAAAACCCATACGATTGTTAGAAAAGTAGGTCCTTTCGGAAATGGCATCCGTCCGTTTACTATTAACAGCAATGAAACGCTGGCTTTTGTTACCGTAGATAGCCTGCTGGGTTTTGAGATTGGCGATTTAAAAACCGGCAAAATGCTGGAACGCATCAAAGTAGAAGGCTGGAATATGGGTCCGGTACGGCGGCACGGCAATCCAAGCCACGGAATTGGCCTCACGCCTGATGAAAAGGAAGTATGGGTAGCCGACGGGCATAATATGCGGATGCATGTATTCAGTGCGGTTAAACCTTACCAGCAATTAACCACTATTCCTTTACAGGATATGCCGGGATGGATCACTTTTAGTATGGATGGAAAATATGCCTATCCTTCCAGCGGCGAAGTGATTGATGTAAAAACCCGTAAAGTTCTCACCGTTTTACAGGATGAATTTTACAACAATGTATCGAGTGAAAAAATGGTAGAAGTACATATCACCGGCAATAAGGTAGTAAAAGCAGGTGATCAGTTTGGTATTGGCCGGGCTACAAAAAAGGTAGCTGTTAATTAA
- a CDS encoding TolB family protein, which translates to MRKILLIVLLCWHETAFSQTEAVGIFTHHANIGKPKMAGSSRYEPATQTYYIKGGGDNIWFNRDEFQYLYNQMKGDFILTASFEFIGQKGNAHRKIGWMIRESADEAAASMNAVVHGDGLTVMQWRPLRGAYMRDPEDEIFYAKQTVFQTVQVERIGKKITMRVANWGEPLQEIGSRDMPDMPDAVLAGLFICSHDSNVVEEAKIWNVRIDKPVPSTYHPNPQIRKNLPARQPVLGCRLETITVLDGKRNVIHESKTRFEAPNWMPDGKKLLFNEGGALYTIPVEGGTPEKLNTGDVTRNNNDHGISFNNKLLAISSSREGTSSQVYVVPLQGGQPKLVTQEHPSYWHGWAPNNKEVTVVGLRKGSKIYNLYKVDINTGKETALTSNTSGHVDGPEYSPDGKYIYYNANPTGTMQLWRMKPDGTGKEQLTFDEYHNWFPHISPDGKWIAYISFPTDIDPNSHPSYQRVTLRLMPAGGGAPRVIAYLYGGQGTINVNSWSPDSKSIAFVSNSEAEEK; encoded by the coding sequence ATGAGAAAAATTCTATTGATTGTGTTGCTTTGCTGGCATGAGACTGCTTTTTCGCAAACGGAAGCGGTAGGTATATTTACGCACCATGCCAATATAGGAAAACCCAAAATGGCAGGTTCCTCCCGCTACGAACCGGCTACGCAAACCTATTACATAAAAGGCGGAGGCGACAATATCTGGTTTAACCGGGATGAATTTCAATACTTGTACAACCAGATGAAAGGCGACTTTATTCTGACTGCGAGCTTTGAGTTTATTGGCCAGAAAGGTAATGCACACCGGAAAATTGGCTGGATGATCCGCGAATCTGCTGATGAAGCCGCTGCCAGTATGAATGCAGTGGTACATGGAGATGGGTTAACCGTGATGCAATGGCGTCCACTCAGGGGAGCGTATATGCGCGATCCGGAAGATGAAATATTCTATGCCAAACAAACTGTTTTTCAGACCGTGCAAGTAGAACGCATTGGAAAGAAAATAACCATGCGGGTAGCCAACTGGGGTGAGCCTTTGCAGGAAATAGGTTCCAGAGATATGCCGGATATGCCAGATGCGGTATTAGCCGGTCTGTTCATTTGTTCACATGATTCCAATGTAGTGGAGGAAGCCAAAATATGGAATGTACGCATCGATAAACCAGTTCCCAGTACCTATCATCCTAATCCCCAGATCCGGAAAAACCTGCCAGCCAGGCAACCGGTTTTAGGTTGCCGCCTGGAAACCATTACTGTTCTGGATGGAAAACGGAATGTAATTCATGAATCCAAAACCCGGTTTGAAGCCCCTAACTGGATGCCGGATGGTAAAAAACTATTGTTTAATGAAGGCGGAGCTTTATATACCATTCCGGTAGAGGGCGGAACCCCGGAAAAGCTCAATACCGGTGATGTAACCCGCAATAATAATGATCATGGTATATCCTTTAACAACAAACTCCTGGCGATCAGCAGCTCCCGCGAAGGAACCAGTTCGCAGGTATATGTAGTTCCGCTGCAAGGAGGTCAGCCTAAGCTGGTTACCCAGGAACATCCTTCCTACTGGCATGGGTGGGCGCCTAACAATAAAGAAGTAACGGTAGTAGGGCTGCGTAAGGGCAGCAAGATTTATAACCTGTATAAAGTAGATATTAATACAGGCAAAGAAACGGCGCTTACTTCAAATACTTCCGGGCATGTAGATGGACCTGAATATTCTCCGGATGGAAAATATATTTATTACAATGCCAATCCTACGGGTACTATGCAACTCTGGCGGATGAAACCTGATGGCACGGGCAAAGAGCAGCTTACGTTTGATGAATACCACAACTGGTTTCCGCATATCTCACCCGATGGAAAATGGATTGCCTATATTTCGTTTCCAACCGATATTGATCCCAATTCGCATCCTTCCTACCAAAGGGTAACGCTGCGCTTAATGCCAGCCGGTGGAGGCGCTCCCAGAGTAATTGCCTATTTGTATGGAGGACAAGGAACCATCAATGTTAATTCATGGTCGCCCGATAGTAAGTCAATAGCCTTTGTGAGCAATTCAGAGGCTGAGGAGAAGTAG
- a CDS encoding D-2-hydroxyacid dehydrogenase, which translates to MKLVFLDTKTMGNIPNLKAIERFGEVSYYETTRPEQTQERVKEADIIITNKVVVNASIIEKVPSLKLICVAATGTNNVDKAAAQKRGIPVKNVMDYSTHSVAQGTFALLLHLLNQVSYFDQYVKGGEYSKTDIFTHFGRYFCEINGKRFGILGLGNIGRQVAKIAEAFGAEVVYYSASGKNTNQPYLRLELEEFLKTCDIISIHAPLNEYTANLINDDRLRMMKKSAILLNAGRGGIVNEADLAKALDENLIAGAGIDVYEKEPVPVNNPLLQVKQKEKLALTPHVTWASIEARTLLMEKVVENIQEFLEKGK; encoded by the coding sequence ATGAAATTAGTTTTCCTGGATACCAAAACAATGGGAAATATTCCAAACCTGAAAGCAATCGAGCGATTTGGAGAAGTAAGCTATTATGAAACCACCCGTCCAGAGCAAACCCAGGAAAGGGTAAAAGAGGCCGATATTATTATTACCAATAAAGTAGTAGTGAATGCATCCATTATCGAAAAAGTGCCCAGCCTGAAATTGATTTGTGTAGCGGCTACCGGCACCAATAATGTAGATAAAGCGGCTGCTCAGAAACGGGGAATTCCGGTAAAAAATGTAATGGATTATTCTACCCATAGTGTGGCACAAGGCACCTTTGCGTTGTTACTGCACTTGCTGAATCAGGTTTCTTATTTCGACCAGTATGTAAAAGGAGGCGAATATTCTAAAACCGATATTTTTACTCATTTTGGCAGGTATTTCTGTGAGATCAACGGCAAACGTTTTGGTATTCTGGGTCTAGGCAATATTGGCCGGCAGGTAGCAAAAATTGCAGAAGCGTTTGGGGCAGAAGTAGTCTATTATTCAGCCTCCGGAAAAAATACTAACCAGCCTTATCTCCGGCTGGAACTGGAGGAGTTTTTAAAAACCTGCGACATAATCTCTATTCATGCCCCATTGAATGAATACACAGCCAACCTGATTAATGATGACCGTCTGCGGATGATGAAAAAGTCGGCTATTCTGCTCAATGCAGGCAGAGGAGGTATTGTCAATGAAGCCGATTTAGCCAAAGCATTGGATGAAAATCTGATAGCCGGAGCTGGCATTGATGTGTATGAAAAAGAACCTGTTCCTGTCAATAATCCGCTTTTGCAGGTAAAGCAAAAAGAAAAATTAGCCCTCACGCCTCATGTGACCTGGGCAAGTATCGAAGCCCGTACTTTACTGATGGAGAAAGTGGTAGAAAATATTCAGGAATTTCTGGAGAAAGGGAAATAA
- a CDS encoding c-type cytochrome codes for MSSYKHVLVTGIITLCIGYVPVSAIYFLPYKTLFKADKTNSENHPPVVKIITPAANSFFNWNSSMEYTIKVSDVEDGESEQLEITSNEVFLEVMYVADTSSAKNYVGKTAQSHFESPGLQLFMKADCLNCHAIKTSVQGPSFQDIARKYPKTPATIKTLADRVIDGSSGVWGISAMASHPDLTQAQAEQIIQWVLENAQDPNRNYFSGTKGSFQIRARPATEKEGVYILTATYTDRGIKGRPQSGKNGLHTIMLRSK; via the coding sequence ATGAGTAGCTATAAGCATGTACTTGTAACAGGTATTATTACTTTGTGCATAGGATATGTACCTGTATCTGCAATCTATTTCCTACCTTATAAAACACTTTTCAAAGCAGATAAAACAAATTCAGAAAATCATCCTCCTGTTGTAAAAATCATTACGCCTGCTGCAAACAGCTTCTTCAACTGGAATTCAAGCATGGAATATACCATTAAAGTATCTGATGTGGAAGATGGGGAATCTGAGCAACTGGAAATTACTTCGAATGAAGTATTTCTGGAAGTAATGTATGTAGCGGATACTTCCAGCGCCAAAAACTATGTCGGAAAAACAGCGCAAAGCCATTTTGAGTCTCCGGGTTTACAGCTTTTCATGAAAGCCGATTGCCTGAATTGCCATGCCATAAAAACAAGTGTCCAGGGACCCTCTTTCCAGGATATAGCCAGGAAATATCCAAAGACACCAGCCACCATTAAAACGCTTGCAGACAGGGTGATAGACGGAAGTTCTGGCGTTTGGGGTATTTCGGCGATGGCATCCCATCCCGATTTAACGCAGGCACAAGCTGAGCAAATTATACAATGGGTTCTGGAAAATGCTCAAGATCCTAACCGGAATTATTTCTCAGGCACCAAAGGCAGCTTTCAAATCAGAGCCAGACCAGCAACTGAGAAAGAAGGGGTATATATTCTTACGGCCACTTATACAGACCGGGGTATAAAAGGCAGGCCACAATCCGGTAAAAACGGGTTACATACGATTATGCTCCGAAGCAAATAA
- a CDS encoding YhcH/YjgK/YiaL family protein: MKKLYCLLFVLSLLFHLHTQAQSEKMWTKKQATEWYKGQEWLNGLKLKPHASTDPYEFARQYQSNKAGWDKAFAYLKETDFSSLTAGRHQIDGDNVFVIVTEAPAKTMENAKWESHRNYSDIHYVIKGKEQIGVIQVAKVKLTEAYDPAKDIMFYSGEGKFHVTDPGTFFIFPPKYAHRPSVKVEEEDTPVKKIVIKVKTDLPLTEK, from the coding sequence ATGAAAAAATTATATTGTCTATTATTTGTATTATCCTTGTTATTCCACCTACACACCCAGGCACAGTCAGAAAAAATGTGGACAAAAAAACAAGCTACCGAATGGTATAAGGGCCAGGAATGGTTAAATGGATTAAAATTAAAGCCTCATGCTTCCACGGACCCCTACGAATTTGCCAGGCAATACCAGTCTAATAAAGCCGGATGGGATAAGGCTTTTGCCTACCTGAAAGAAACAGATTTTAGCAGCCTCACCGCAGGCAGGCACCAGATCGATGGTGATAATGTGTTTGTAATTGTAACTGAAGCCCCTGCAAAAACCATGGAAAATGCCAAGTGGGAATCGCACCGGAATTACAGCGATATTCATTATGTGATAAAAGGCAAAGAACAGATCGGCGTAATCCAGGTGGCCAAAGTCAAGCTTACCGAAGCCTACGACCCGGCCAAAGATATTATGTTTTATTCTGGTGAGGGCAAGTTTCATGTAACCGATCCTGGAACTTTTTTTATTTTTCCGCCCAAATACGCACACCGCCCCAGTGTAAAAGTGGAGGAAGAAGATACGCCTGTGAAGAAAATTGTAATTAAGGTAAAAACAGATTTACCCCTTACAGAAAAGTAA
- a CDS encoding L-lactate permease: MNWTQLTDPLNQIALSAFVAAIPIFFIFWALAIQKMKGYKASLLTVFIAILFAVILYGMPVNLALLSTLHGALYGLFPICWIIIGAVFLYNITVQSGQFEVIKNFMASITPDRRLQGLLIAFSFGAFLEGATGFGAPIAISAAMLVGLGFNPLYAAGICLIANTAPVAFGAVGTPIIMASQVSDIPEMAISQMVGRTLPILSVIIPFYLVILMAGYKKSIEVLPAIIVSGVSFAFFQWFSSNYLGPMLPDVIAGLASIISLMVLLKYWKPKTLWRFSEEPQQTIDTELKYTTGQVVRAWSPFIIMTVMVIAWGLAPVKAALNSMGIIKFAIPGLQDAILKADGSPLVIKPFEFNYLSTPGTALLIAAIISLPFIGLSFKSGAKVYLATLNQLKFPIITIASVVGFAFIANNSGMSNTMAMALASTGVLFPFFSPMLGWLGVFLTGSDTSANALFCKLQYTSAETLGIDPVVTVSANASGGVTGKMISPQSIAIGSAAVGLVGKESDLLRFTVKHSFIMLFVICILTILQAYVITWIIPTYEMMLAATAAASDISKGFMYLLILALVIVTIALVVYVLNRNRSKEEVQTVYSKVE; this comes from the coding sequence ATGAACTGGACCCAACTCACCGACCCGCTCAACCAGATTGCTCTTTCCGCATTCGTAGCCGCTATACCCATATTCTTTATTTTCTGGGCACTGGCCATCCAGAAAATGAAAGGATACAAAGCCAGTTTACTTACCGTATTCATTGCCATCTTATTTGCAGTAATCTTGTATGGAATGCCGGTAAATCTTGCTTTGTTATCCACCCTACATGGGGCACTGTACGGCTTATTTCCTATCTGCTGGATCATTATCGGAGCGGTATTTTTATATAACATTACGGTGCAAAGCGGGCAGTTTGAGGTGATTAAAAACTTTATGGCTTCTATCACCCCCGACCGGAGATTACAAGGCTTGCTGATCGCTTTTTCCTTTGGTGCATTTCTGGAAGGGGCTACCGGTTTTGGGGCACCTATTGCCATCAGTGCTGCTATGCTGGTGGGTCTTGGTTTTAATCCTTTGTATGCGGCTGGCATCTGCCTGATTGCCAATACGGCTCCGGTGGCGTTTGGTGCGGTAGGAACGCCTATCATTATGGCCTCCCAGGTATCTGATATTCCGGAAATGGCTATTTCCCAAATGGTGGGCAGAACACTTCCTATTTTATCTGTTATTATTCCTTTCTACCTGGTTATTCTCATGGCGGGTTATAAAAAATCTATCGAAGTATTACCAGCCATTATTGTTTCCGGGGTGTCTTTCGCTTTTTTCCAGTGGTTTTCTTCCAACTATTTAGGACCTATGCTTCCGGATGTGATCGCCGGTCTGGCTTCTATCATCAGTTTGATGGTGCTGTTGAAATACTGGAAGCCTAAAACCTTATGGCGGTTTAGCGAAGAGCCCCAGCAAACCATTGATACAGAACTTAAATATACAACTGGTCAGGTAGTAAGGGCCTGGTCTCCTTTTATCATTATGACAGTGATGGTAATTGCCTGGGGTCTTGCACCAGTCAAAGCGGCTCTTAATTCTATGGGTATCATTAAATTTGCCATTCCTGGCTTACAGGATGCTATTTTAAAAGCAGATGGCAGTCCCTTGGTGATCAAGCCTTTTGAATTTAATTACCTTTCTACGCCCGGAACTGCCTTATTGATAGCCGCCATTATTTCCTTACCCTTTATTGGATTGAGTTTTAAAAGTGGTGCTAAAGTATATCTCGCTACACTAAATCAATTGAAATTTCCGATCATTACCATTGCCTCAGTAGTGGGATTCGCTTTTATTGCCAATAATTCGGGAATGTCTAATACCATGGCGATGGCACTGGCCAGTACAGGTGTACTGTTCCCCTTCTTTTCGCCTATGCTGGGCTGGCTCGGGGTGTTTCTTACCGGTTCAGATACCTCTGCAAATGCGTTGTTCTGCAAACTTCAGTATACGTCAGCCGAAACGCTTGGAATTGATCCGGTAGTAACGGTGAGTGCGAATGCTTCCGGGGGGGTTACGGGGAAAATGATTTCTCCTCAATCGATTGCCATTGGTTCAGCGGCGGTGGGATTGGTGGGAAAAGAATCTGATCTGTTGCGGTTCACGGTCAAGCACAGTTTTATCATGCTCTTCGTGATCTGTATCCTCACCATTCTGCAGGCCTATGTGATTACCTGGATCATACCCACTTACGAAATGATGTTAGCAGCAACAGCAGCCGCTTCTGATATATCTAAAGGATTTATGTACTTGCTGATTCTGGCACTGGTGATCGTAACTATTGCCTTAGTTGTGTATGTGCTGAACAGGAACAGAAGTAAAGAAGAAGTACAAACAGTGTATTCGAAAGTAGAATAA